In a genomic window of Amyelois transitella isolate CPQ chromosome 29, ilAmyTran1.1, whole genome shotgun sequence:
- the LOC106140419 gene encoding vacuolar protein sorting-associated protein 53 homolog isoform X1, giving the protein MDSNDITDDKDSGPEVQINFPSSVMSRIEELMGGTEQFDNDEFDAVSYINHVFPTEQSLAGVESAVARCEFRLAGVELDIRRLVRAQPQQREEGQKALLHAQQCIAELALQVADINKKAERSESMVREITSEIKQLDCAKSNLTAAITALNHLHMLVGGVDSLNAMTNARQYKEVVLPMQAIMEVLQHFSCYDEIEPLNALREQVHHTRSQLAQQILDDFKQAFTGSKSAVPARTLREASAAVDGLEPRVRRQLLGWLVALQLQEYAHLFSPEQEVAWVSHIEKRFTWLKKHLLAFEDSLGNMFPPHWKVSEKIAMQFCKTTREELGALLAARRGELDVKLLLPAIQKTAAFEALLHKRFSAADESGTDIDVSLDPAADNKNFDIEGKEVGISDPESALAQSPWRGAIGACFEPYLSLYITSLDHSLRTFMDHLQEPPPAEGGAVGGAGGGGVLSSCADLFLFYKRCLVQCARLSTAEPMLELSGVFAKYLREYSVSVLSASLPRATPSTSLVGNLQTLLKEYDNHPRYTPQELGKITSVITTAEYCLETTLHLQQKLKEKVVPRLKDKIDLTPEQDLFQALIADCIQLLVRDVEAGCAAALGAMARAGWQHVRAVADQSGYVGHIAQLLRHTVPLLRDNLASSRKYFTQFCIRFANSFIPKFIQNIYKCKPISTAGTEQLLLDTHMLKTVLLEMPSVGSEVKRPPPATYTKVVIKLMTRAEMVLKLVMAPLEGAGDGFVAQFQQLLPDGTLQEFRKVLDMKGVKMSKTQVQALELLFKEAAKTANTDGK; this is encoded by the exons ACGATAAAGACAGCGGACCGGAGGTCCAGATAAACTTTCCCAGCTCCGTGATGAGCCGCATCGAGGAACTTATGGGAGGGACAGAGCAGTTCGACAATGACGAG TTTGACGCAGTATCCTACATCAACCACGTGTTCCCCACGGAGCAGTCCCTGGCAGGCGTGGAGAGTGCGGTCGCTCGCTGTGAGTTCCGGCTGGCGGGCGTGGAACTCGATATCCGGCGGCTCGTGCGCGCGCAGCCCCAGCAGCGGGAGGAGGGACAGAAGGCGCTGCTGCATGCTCAGCAGTGCATCGCTGAGCTGGCGTTACAG GTAGCAGACATAAACAAGAAAGCGGAACGAAGCGAGAGCATGGTCCGCGAGATCACCTCGGAGATCAAGCAGCTGGATTGCGCCAAGTCCAACCTCACTGCGGCCATCACCGCTCTGAATCATCTCCATATGTTAGTGGGCGGAGTGGACTCTCTCAATGCTATGACTAACGCCAGGCAGTACAAGGAGGTGGTTCTGCCCATGCAGGCTATCATGGAG GTGCTGCAACATTTCTCCTGCTACGACGAGATCGAGCCTCTGAACGCCCTCCGCGAGCAGGTCCACCACACGCGCTCGCAGCTCGCCCAGCAGATACTGGACGACTTCAAGCAGGCCTTCACTG GCAGCAAGAGCGCGGTGCCGGCGCGCACGCTGCGCGAGGCGAGCGCGGCCGTGGACGGGCTGGAGCCGCGCGTGCGCCGCCAGCTGCTGGGCTGGCTCGTGGCGCTGCAGCTGCAG GAGTACGCCCACCTGTTCTCGCCGGAACAGGAAGTGGCGTGGGTTTCTCACATCGAGAAACGGTTCACGTGGCTGAAGAAGCACCTGCTGGCCTTCGAGGACTCCCTCGGGAACATGTTCCCGCCGCACTGGAAGGTCAGCGAGAAGATCGCCATGCAGTTCTGTAAG ACAACCCGCGAGGAGCTGGGCGCGCTGCtggcggcgcggcgcggcgagCTGGACGTGAAGCTGCTGCTGCCCGCCATCCAGAAGACGGCCGCGTTCGAGGCGCTGCTGCACAAGCGGTTCTCCGCCGCCGACGAATCGG GTACTGACATTGATGTTAGCTTGGACCCCGCGGCGGACAACAAGAACTTTGACATTGAAGGCAAAGAGGTGGGTATCAGTGAT CCGGAGTCTGCGCTTGCGCAGTCCCCGTGGCGCGGCGCGATCGGCGCCTGCTTCGAGCCGTACCTCTCGCTGTACATCACGTCGCTCGACCACAGCCTGCGCACCTTCATGGACCATCTGCAG GAGCCGCCGCCGGCGGAGGGCGGGGCGGTGGGCGGCGCGGGTGGGGGCGGCGTGCTGTCGTCGTGCGCGGACCTGTTCCTGTTCTACAAGCGCTGCCTCGTGCAGTGCGCGCGCCTCTCCACCGCCGAGCCCATGCTGG AACTTTCCGGCGTGTTCGCGAAATACCTCCGAGAATACTCGGTGTCGGTGCTGTCAGCATCTCTCCCGCGGGCCACTCCCAGCACCAGCCTCGTGGGGAACCTGCAGACCTTACTCAAGGAGTATGACAACCACCCCAG GTACACTCCCCAAGAGCTGGGCAAGATAACGAGCGTGATCACAACCGCGGAGTACTGCCTGGAGACCACGCTGCACCTGCAGCAGAAGCTGAAGGAGAAGGTGGTGCCGAGACTGAAGGACAAGATTGATCTGACGCCGGAACAG GACCTGTTCCAGGCGCTGATCGCGGACTGCATCCAGCTGCTGGTGCGGGACGTGGAGGCGGGCTGCGCGGCCGCGCTGGGCGCCATGGCGCGGGCGGGCTGGCAGCACGTGCGCGCCGTGGCCGACCAGAGCGGCTACGTGGGCCACATCGCGCAGCTGCTGCGCCACACCGTGCCGCTGCTGCGCGACAACCTGGCTTCCTCCAGGAAGTACTTCACGCAGTTCTGCATACGATTCGCCAACTCTTTCATACCCAAGTTCATACAGAACATTTACAAGTGCAAGCCGATATCGACCGCGGGCACCGAGCAGCTGTTGTTGGACACGCACATGCTGAAGACCGTGTTGCTGGAGATGCCGTCGGTCGGCTCCGAGGTGAAGAGGCCTCCGCCGGCGACGTATACCAAAGTGGTGATCAAGTTGATGACGAGGGCGGAAATGGTGCTGAAACTGGTGATGGCCCCGCTGGAGGGCGCCGGGGACGGGTTCGTGGCGCAGTTCCAGCAGCTGCTCCCGGACGGCACGCTGCAGGAGTTCAGGAAAGTGCTGGATATGAAGGGGGTGAAGATGTCGAAGACTCAGGTCCAAGCTCTGGAGCTGCTGTTCAAGGAGGCCGCGAAGACTGCCAATACGGATGGGAAGTAA
- the LOC106140419 gene encoding vacuolar protein sorting-associated protein 53 homolog isoform X2, translating into MDSNDITDDKDSGPEVQINFPSSVMSRIEELMGGTEQFDNDEFDAVSYINHVFPTEQSLAGVESAVARCEFRLAGVELDIRRLVRAQPQQREEGQKALLHAQQCIAELALQVADINKKAERSESMVREITSEIKQLDCAKSNLTAAITALNHLHMLVGGVDSLNAMTNARQYKEVVLPMQAIMEVLQHFSCYDEIEPLNALREQVHHTRSQLAQQILDDFKQAFTGSKSAVPARTLREASAAVDGLEPRVRRQLLGWLVALQLQEYAHLFSPEQEVAWVSHIEKRFTWLKKHLLAFEDSLGNMFPPHWKVSEKIAMQFCKTTREELGALLAARRGELDVKLLLPAIQKTAAFEALLHKRFSAADESGTDIDVSLDPAADNKNFDIEGKEPESALAQSPWRGAIGACFEPYLSLYITSLDHSLRTFMDHLQEPPPAEGGAVGGAGGGGVLSSCADLFLFYKRCLVQCARLSTAEPMLELSGVFAKYLREYSVSVLSASLPRATPSTSLVGNLQTLLKEYDNHPRYTPQELGKITSVITTAEYCLETTLHLQQKLKEKVVPRLKDKIDLTPEQDLFQALIADCIQLLVRDVEAGCAAALGAMARAGWQHVRAVADQSGYVGHIAQLLRHTVPLLRDNLASSRKYFTQFCIRFANSFIPKFIQNIYKCKPISTAGTEQLLLDTHMLKTVLLEMPSVGSEVKRPPPATYTKVVIKLMTRAEMVLKLVMAPLEGAGDGFVAQFQQLLPDGTLQEFRKVLDMKGVKMSKTQVQALELLFKEAAKTANTDGK; encoded by the exons ACGATAAAGACAGCGGACCGGAGGTCCAGATAAACTTTCCCAGCTCCGTGATGAGCCGCATCGAGGAACTTATGGGAGGGACAGAGCAGTTCGACAATGACGAG TTTGACGCAGTATCCTACATCAACCACGTGTTCCCCACGGAGCAGTCCCTGGCAGGCGTGGAGAGTGCGGTCGCTCGCTGTGAGTTCCGGCTGGCGGGCGTGGAACTCGATATCCGGCGGCTCGTGCGCGCGCAGCCCCAGCAGCGGGAGGAGGGACAGAAGGCGCTGCTGCATGCTCAGCAGTGCATCGCTGAGCTGGCGTTACAG GTAGCAGACATAAACAAGAAAGCGGAACGAAGCGAGAGCATGGTCCGCGAGATCACCTCGGAGATCAAGCAGCTGGATTGCGCCAAGTCCAACCTCACTGCGGCCATCACCGCTCTGAATCATCTCCATATGTTAGTGGGCGGAGTGGACTCTCTCAATGCTATGACTAACGCCAGGCAGTACAAGGAGGTGGTTCTGCCCATGCAGGCTATCATGGAG GTGCTGCAACATTTCTCCTGCTACGACGAGATCGAGCCTCTGAACGCCCTCCGCGAGCAGGTCCACCACACGCGCTCGCAGCTCGCCCAGCAGATACTGGACGACTTCAAGCAGGCCTTCACTG GCAGCAAGAGCGCGGTGCCGGCGCGCACGCTGCGCGAGGCGAGCGCGGCCGTGGACGGGCTGGAGCCGCGCGTGCGCCGCCAGCTGCTGGGCTGGCTCGTGGCGCTGCAGCTGCAG GAGTACGCCCACCTGTTCTCGCCGGAACAGGAAGTGGCGTGGGTTTCTCACATCGAGAAACGGTTCACGTGGCTGAAGAAGCACCTGCTGGCCTTCGAGGACTCCCTCGGGAACATGTTCCCGCCGCACTGGAAGGTCAGCGAGAAGATCGCCATGCAGTTCTGTAAG ACAACCCGCGAGGAGCTGGGCGCGCTGCtggcggcgcggcgcggcgagCTGGACGTGAAGCTGCTGCTGCCCGCCATCCAGAAGACGGCCGCGTTCGAGGCGCTGCTGCACAAGCGGTTCTCCGCCGCCGACGAATCGG GTACTGACATTGATGTTAGCTTGGACCCCGCGGCGGACAACAAGAACTTTGACATTGAAGGCAAAGAG CCGGAGTCTGCGCTTGCGCAGTCCCCGTGGCGCGGCGCGATCGGCGCCTGCTTCGAGCCGTACCTCTCGCTGTACATCACGTCGCTCGACCACAGCCTGCGCACCTTCATGGACCATCTGCAG GAGCCGCCGCCGGCGGAGGGCGGGGCGGTGGGCGGCGCGGGTGGGGGCGGCGTGCTGTCGTCGTGCGCGGACCTGTTCCTGTTCTACAAGCGCTGCCTCGTGCAGTGCGCGCGCCTCTCCACCGCCGAGCCCATGCTGG AACTTTCCGGCGTGTTCGCGAAATACCTCCGAGAATACTCGGTGTCGGTGCTGTCAGCATCTCTCCCGCGGGCCACTCCCAGCACCAGCCTCGTGGGGAACCTGCAGACCTTACTCAAGGAGTATGACAACCACCCCAG GTACACTCCCCAAGAGCTGGGCAAGATAACGAGCGTGATCACAACCGCGGAGTACTGCCTGGAGACCACGCTGCACCTGCAGCAGAAGCTGAAGGAGAAGGTGGTGCCGAGACTGAAGGACAAGATTGATCTGACGCCGGAACAG GACCTGTTCCAGGCGCTGATCGCGGACTGCATCCAGCTGCTGGTGCGGGACGTGGAGGCGGGCTGCGCGGCCGCGCTGGGCGCCATGGCGCGGGCGGGCTGGCAGCACGTGCGCGCCGTGGCCGACCAGAGCGGCTACGTGGGCCACATCGCGCAGCTGCTGCGCCACACCGTGCCGCTGCTGCGCGACAACCTGGCTTCCTCCAGGAAGTACTTCACGCAGTTCTGCATACGATTCGCCAACTCTTTCATACCCAAGTTCATACAGAACATTTACAAGTGCAAGCCGATATCGACCGCGGGCACCGAGCAGCTGTTGTTGGACACGCACATGCTGAAGACCGTGTTGCTGGAGATGCCGTCGGTCGGCTCCGAGGTGAAGAGGCCTCCGCCGGCGACGTATACCAAAGTGGTGATCAAGTTGATGACGAGGGCGGAAATGGTGCTGAAACTGGTGATGGCCCCGCTGGAGGGCGCCGGGGACGGGTTCGTGGCGCAGTTCCAGCAGCTGCTCCCGGACGGCACGCTGCAGGAGTTCAGGAAAGTGCTGGATATGAAGGGGGTGAAGATGTCGAAGACTCAGGTCCAAGCTCTGGAGCTGCTGTTCAAGGAGGCCGCGAAGACTGCCAATACGGATGGGAAGTAA